The following DNA comes from Gammaproteobacteria bacterium.
ACGTTATCCACTTTCCAGCGCCAGTGCAGGATGGGAGTCTTGCTGAGATCAATGGCGACCTTGCGGGTGAGGCCCGACGCGGCAGCCTCGCTCACCGCCTTGACGACAAGGGTGTCGTTGTCTTTGACCAGTTCATAATCGGTGTGTTTGGATATCTTGGGAAAGATGAGCGGTTCCCAACCGGCAGGCGGTGTTTTACCTTCTCCGGCGGCGGAGAATTTCCCCGCCTCGATAATTTCCTGAGCGTTGGCTGAGGAAATCGAAAGCAAAAGAAGCGTTGAAAACAGTCGATACTTTAGCGTAGTAGACCGCACTTTATCAGCCCTCGGCGAGCAATGATTGAATCTTCTGCTCAGTCAGCGCGTATTCACCTTCGCCGATGTGCACGTAACGGATGACGCCTTGTTTGTCTATCAGATACATGGCCGGCCAGTAGCGATTGTTGTAGTTTCGCCAAGTGGCGAAATCATTGTCTATCGCCACCGGGTAGGTGATGCCGTGTTCTCGCACATAGCGTTTGACGTTCTCGATGTCGCGCTCGCTGTCGAATTCGGGACTGTGCACGCCGATGACCACCAAACCTTGCGGGGCGAATTTTTTATTCCATTGTTTGACGTAGGGCTCCACATTGCGGCAGTTATAGCAGCCATAGGTCCAGAATTCCACCATGACGACTTTGCCCTTCAGGTCTGTCAGATGCAGCGGCTTGGTATTGAGCCAGGTCTCGTTCAAGAGTTCCGGGGCCGGGTGGCCAAGGTTATCAGCGAGTGTAACCGCATAGGCAGTCAGCATTATCAGACCTGTTAATAAGCTTAAAATTATCCTCATCATAAGGCTCCTTTAGGCACGCTCTGTGCTAGTAGCAGTGCTGTTATCTATTGAAGATAGCTTTATACTCTAGCTATTAAAAATCACATAGTTATCACAAAAGGATCATAATTCAGGGTGTTTGCTAGCGATGCAACGACAGATACGAATATCGGCCGATCTGGAGGCGTTAAGCACCGCCGCCGCAAAGCGCTGGGTGGCGCTTGCGTCAGAGGCCATCGCCGCTCGCGGCGAGTTCCACGTGGCGCTCTCGGGCGGCGCTACGCCAAGGCGTTTGTACGAGCGATTGGCGGCGGCGCCGTTTGCGCGCGAGATTGATTGGTTGTGTGTGCACATTTATTTCACCGACGAGCGCTGCGTCCCGCCCGATCACCAGGACAGCAATTTCTGGATGGCGAGCGAGGCGCTGCTGCGCCACGTCCTCATCCCCCCCGAACAAATCCACCGCATCGGGGTCACCCTGGCCACTATCCGCCAGGATGCCGCGGCCTACGCCGAGTTGTTGCGCAAGCACCTGCCTAAGTCGGTCGCTCCCGGCGTGCCGCAATTTGATTTGGTGCTGTTAGGGCTGGGGCCGGATGGGCACATCGCCTCGCTGTTCCCTGCGGCTGGGATCGCGGTTACCGAGCGGGAAGACCGTTATGCGGTGGCGGTCTATGCGGACAGGCTCAAGGCTTGGCGTATCAGCCTTTCACTGCCCGTCATCGCCCATGCCGAGCATATCCTGATGCTGGCGGCAGGCAAAGAAAAGACCGGGATTGTGCGACGGGCGCTGGGCGCGCCCGAGTCACCCCCCTTACCCGTACAACGTTTGCAACCCGTTCATGAAATGGAGTGGTATCTGGATGAGGCCGCCGCTGCACAACTGCACGATCGGGTGAACGGATGAAGGTGTTGGCGGGCGATATCGGCGGCACCAAGACCTTGCTGCAGATTGCCGACTATCAACAGGGGGATAAAAAGGGACAAGTCATCTTTGAGCAGCTCTATGAGAGCGCGCGCTACTCCGACTTTACGGCTATGTTGAAGGAGTTTATTCAGGCGGCGGGTTGGGCGGCTGGCCGTCATATCAATGCCGCCTGTTTTGGTGTGGCGGGGCCGGTGGAGCAAAATCCGAGCGGGCAGTCGGTCAAGGTGACCAATCTGCCGTGGCAGGTGGACACCAAGACTCTCGGCGTTGAACTCGGCTTCGATAAGATCCTGCTCATCAATGATTTTCAGGCCGTCGGTTACGGCATCGAGGCCTTGGCTCGTGAAGATCTGGTGGATCTCCAGGATCGCCCGCCGGTGCCGCAGGCCCCGCGTCTGGTGGTTGGCGCGGGCACAGGGCTCGGCATCGCCTTGCTGGTCTCGCGGCCGGGGGGCTATGATGTGTTGCCGTCCGAAGGCGGGCACGCCGGATTCGCTCCCTCCGATACCTTGCAAGTCGCGCTGCTGGAGTACCTGATTAAACGCTTTGGCCGCGCCGGTTACGAGAAGATCCTGTGCGGGCCGGGACTGGTGAACATCTATGAATTCCTGCGCAGCCGCAGCCGCTTGGCCAA
Coding sequences within:
- the pgl gene encoding 6-phosphogluconolactonase: MQRQIRISADLEALSTAAAKRWVALASEAIAARGEFHVALSGGATPRRLYERLAAAPFAREIDWLCVHIYFTDERCVPPDHQDSNFWMASEALLRHVLIPPEQIHRIGVTLATIRQDAAAYAELLRKHLPKSVAPGVPQFDLVLLGLGPDGHIASLFPAAGIAVTEREDRYAVAVYADRLKAWRISLSLPVIAHAEHILMLAAGKEKTGIVRRALGAPESPPLPVQRLQPVHEMEWYLDEAAAAQLHDRVNG
- a CDS encoding redoxin domain-containing protein, which translates into the protein MMRIILSLLTGLIMLTAYAVTLADNLGHPAPELLNETWLNTKPLHLTDLKGKVVMVEFWTYGCYNCRNVEPYVKQWNKKFAPQGLVVIGVHSPEFDSERDIENVKRYVREHGITYPVAIDNDFATWRNYNNRYWPAMYLIDKQGVIRYVHIGEGEYALTEQKIQSLLAEG
- a CDS encoding glucokinase; translated protein: MKVLAGDIGGTKTLLQIADYQQGDKKGQVIFEQLYESARYSDFTAMLKEFIQAAGWAAGRHINAACFGVAGPVEQNPSGQSVKVTNLPWQVDTKTLGVELGFDKILLINDFQAVGYGIEALAREDLVDLQDRPPVPQAPRLVVGAGTGLGIALLVSRPGGYDVLPSEGGHAGFAPSDTLQVALLEYLIKRFGRAGYEKILCGPGLVNIYEFLRSRSRLANDALPQRLVQNNDLPTAITTLALSGMDKTAQVAVDLFIAIYGGYAGNLALVTLPYGGVYIAGGIAPKLIERINAGGFIRAFINKGAMSHLLEKMPVRVVMNPKVGLMGAALAAARL